CTTCATGCATTCCATTTGTACATGGTAAGGTAGATATAGATGCATTATTCTCCCTGTTGTATGAGTTATAAACACTGCGTTTTCACACCCAACAGAAATGCATGACATGCTTTTTACATGTGGTCTTGAAAGATGGATGTCGGAAGCTGGATACTCATGAATGTTCAGCTTGTTATTGTTAAGTCAATATCAAAGATATCAATTAGCTAGTGATGACATTGTTAATCCTTAGCCAATGTCATCCAGTGAGATAAGGCCTTGTTTGTTGAAGATAGCAATGAAAAGCTTCCCATTACTTTAATCTTGTTTTTTACTTAAAAGAGGTTGATGTTGTTTGGCATGTTTTCCTCATTACGCTCATACACTCGTTCAAAAATAGCAATTTCCACTCCTTCTACCAAGTAAAAGAATAGTAATTGAAGAGTTTATTAATATGGATGGGGTGAACTATCTCGTGGTGGATTGATACAGTCTGGGAGATTAGACAAGCTGAGTAGGTTATATTCTTACTATGTACATTCGGAAAGAAAGGGAGGAAGGGTGTGAGAGGGGTGCTCCTAACCCCTACAGGCTACAGCCCTACTTGACTTTTGACTTCCGTTCAGGGATTGAAGTAACCCAATTGCCACCCAAAGATCCGTAATGAAACAATCACTCTGAATGTTTGGGGGAAATagaaaagaaagcaaaacaACACCTCAATTTGAAAGGCATTTGATCATAGCTAAACTTTAGTCCATGAAAAATGCCATCAGCGTTGTTCTTTAAGTTCGACATCTCATGATCTCTTACAACAAATTCTCACTTATCCAAATCATATTTTAAGAATAGGTTACTtcctaatattttaatttccaGTGGAATCCCTCCACattttttcataatttctttttatctcACCAAACTTGCTATCATGTGCTTGGTTGACTCAGCTCCGGCTAATGCAGCTTGAGAAGAGAATAAaagcaatgaaaggatcatcaCCAGAGTCTAATGCCTTTTCAAAAGCTGACAATCTCGTTGCTTGTTCCAAAGCAAATTGTTGGGGTCTATGGGTAAGGCTCGGTCTGTGAAGGCTATGATAATTGTTGGGGAGAGGCTGTGGTAGTTGCTGCAGCGGCAACAGTGAGAAAGCAgttctggtggtggtggtgaaaaTGTGGTGGCTAGAAGTGGTTTGGGTGGTACAGTGCACATTCGGAAATACTTCATAACTGATGGACctatttaaaattttgaatacTTTTAAATATTAGTAAAATCCTATATTCCCCTCAACTATTCACTTGCATACGGCGCGTCTCTTTTCTAAGTGACACATGTTAGACGCTATCGCATTTGGTAAACACATTTGAGTGGATGGAACAAACATCGACATTTTATTCCGTGTTTGTTACAATTTTAAGATAGAACAAAAGGCTCCTCAAAACAAAATATTATGATCAACATAATTTAAGTATGAGGTATAAGGAGAAAACTATAAGGCTGGTGTCCCGAAGAAGCTTACAAAacttaggtttttttttatgtttttgaaatTCATTCATTAGTTTATTCCAAAATTAATACTAGCTTAACCAATTATCCATATTCACCTGGGTTTCCAATTGAGAATTGTTCATATTGATGTACCTAGTGGTCTCATCCCATAATATCAAATGCCATGTTCATCATTACTCTCGCCTCACTTGGAAATTACATGTTGATTTTTCATATAATCATCAAAATCACAATCTTAGATGTGCAAACTATGTCATAATAAAAAAGTTTTTAACAATATCAAAATATTCAAGAATAAAGGATGTGAGAATTCATAAACaaatcaaaaataattttcatcaCTAAATATTTGTATTAgtcaagtatttttttttttgaaatattagtCAAGTATGAATGTAAAACTAGATTACTTACTCAAATTTGCTAAAATATTAGAGACCCTCAAATTTGGTAATTTGGTACTAGTAAAATATTTCAGCCACTAACCTTAAACTCATCATTTATCCCTTTCAAGGGAATTGTACCACCCTCAAGGTCAAGGGGATAGATAATGTGTTTAAAGGTTAGTGGTAGAAATAGAATTACTTGTACCATATTTGAGGGTCTCGAGCCGAGTTTTAGAAATTGAGTTTAAGATATTTTCTGGGACCTCATCCACCTACAAGTGGATGATCCCATGTTTAAATGGTTTCATAAGGCTACATGGACAGGTATTTttgttgtcttttttttttttttcgagagCAAAGAGATTTATTCAATGATAAAAAGAAGGATACAACCCAACGAGGTGgggaaaccaaaaaaaaaaaaccaaaccacCCAAGAAAAACCCgaacaaccacccaaaagagAAAAGATCCACTACCCTAGCACCTGGGAggaaaattttctttaattACTTCAGCCAATCCTCGAACGGCATCTTCATTTTTGTTGTCTTTCTTTCTACTACCTATTTCATATAGACAGGGACATACACCTATATTCAGCAATAATTGGGCAAACAAAAATTTTGTATACTTatttcaaaagaagaaaaaaggtcTAAAAacttttaaacaaaaaaaactctCCACATAAAAATTAGTTGCTCTTCACCACAGGGTAACTAGGTAGTAACCAGTAACCCCAAACCAGAAACCAATTTTATGCAGTGTCATGACACCTACCATAGGACATGTGATTCAACACTTCCTaagcaggcaaatatatacttCATGAAAACAGTTTAAAACCAGAAAGTATAACTGGTTTAAGCAACGGGGTAATGGTAATAAGACGCACCAGACTAAGGTAAAAAACTCGGTAGTAAAGTCACAATGTGTCCACAATTAGAGCAAAACATATTTATAGTGCTAGGTAAATTAGAAGTCGAGCTTAGGAAATGTACATACAGGAAAACACTCTTACAAGAGGATAAGCTGAAGAGAATAAATACTAGCACTGCCCCATAGGAAAATAGCCTTCCAAGTGTTGGAAACTTGTTACAAATATATGTTGCAAATGATGACTATGGAAGTGCATGAAACCTTGCACGAAATCCATTTCCAATGAACCTGTCAAAGCGGAGATGAACTCGTTCTTCGAAGCTGGTGCTTAGGGTCAGGTGGTGGCACACTTGGCAATACTTGTTCTATCTCCTGTAAGAAAGATTCACAAGAAACGGAGTTACTACCGGCAGAGATAAATCATCTAAAACCATCAATAAATACTTTTATCTAAAACAATATTCAGTTGTTCTTTATGTTTCAACAATAAGCTCAATGACAATGGTTAGTAGTTGCAAACTCAAAGAACCAGCTACACCATTTTGTTCGTTCAGAGATCATATTTGTAGGTTAAAGCCATATCACTGACACACAGCTATGTCTTTCTTCAAGTTCTAGGATCCTGAAGCATGTTTAAGAAAGGTCTAGCTTATCGCTGGTGTAGATATTTTTCTGGGATTAGACTAAATTTCAATCCTTAGTCCTCTTAATAGATGAAATCTCTATATCTGCAGTGTTTGTTCAAACAGCAGATTGATTTGGACTTTCAGAAAACAAAATGCTGACACACACTTCACCTCCAGCAGATTACGATTGAAGTTATTTATCTTTCATTTAAATTCCTAGTTATACTCTGGGAAACAACTTATGTTTCCTGCTGTTAAAAGTATTTGGATAACTTACGCATATCATCTAACTGCAGGTATTTCATGTTGATTACAGAAACAGAATTAGACCATCTGCTTCAGCCTGAACATAGCAGTgagatattttttcttttatattcacTACAACCATTTTAAGGATCTAAGTGGTTGTGATTGTCCTGCTAATCAGTTATGACTGAACTTTCATTATAAGATTTGCATAACTGTTAAGGTTCCCTTTGGTTTTGTCAGTAGTGAAGCCACAATGAAGAAATGGATGGAACACTAAATGTTACATTTAAGCAGAACAGAAAACAATTTAGGCTGAAAGACATATGAGCATCTTACAACTATGGACAATATATGAAAGCTAACCCAGGATCACTTATTTCACATCAGCACAAAAAAACGAATTACTTAAGGTTGCAGACACAGTTTTTacacaaataatttcaaaattaaaattattttaaaacagtACTGCTCCAAATGCCAAAGAAAGCAAAAATGTATGATCAAGGTACTcacaatttattttattcaattcCAACAATATTATCAACTTTATACTTTTTGCATCACTATTGATTCTTACAGAACTAACTTGAATTCTGTCACCAAGTCAAAACTGCACACAAAATGATTGGAAAATCTTGAAGCCACAGGCTACTCCAAAGTCCAAACTAGGTTAAATGTATCTACTTTTACAAGTGAAATCATCATATCATCATTCAGAATATACTTCCAGATAAGGAAGGGAGGCCAAACCCCTATTTTGAAGTTTTGAAACAATTTAACTGTTAGGGGTTAGAATTTAACACCAAACTTCATATGAGCTGTTTGTTATGGAATTAATCAAgggtttaaaaagaaaaatcaaaagtcTTAACTCCAAGTTAgaagtccttttttttttctttgcacAACGAGCATTAAAGAAGCCTGCTGAATTTCCTCCTTGTGATCTTTCATAACACTCTTTTCTTCATCTTATATAATGCCAAAATCCTAACATTTACAATATTTTCAACTTCACCCGTTCATATTATCAGTGCTTCCCTAAGTTTTACCCCAAAATTCTAGATTTGAAACACTAAAGTAATATTTGGAGCCATGGAGGACAGAGTGTTAAGAATATATCCTCTCAAGAAAAGACAAAAATATTTATAGCATGCCAACATACAATCAACAAGTTTggaaaaacaaccagaaatcaTCATTAACCCAAAGCCCATTTCTATCAATGAAATTATAGAACCATTCAAATGGAGGAACCTTCAAAAATCTGCAAGTCACCTAGAGAAAACTTGGACATATTAAAACAAAAACTTATGGTTCAAATGGAGAAATGAGCTGAGGGTGGCCCAGACAGCCTCTAGTGGAGGTAGCAATAtgaacatattttatatttataacacATCCTATTCAGTTCTTTCCTGAATAACTTCAATGATTAGCTATGGTTACAAAGGCCAAACAGGCAAGTAGGCAACCGCAAAGTATCACAAATACGCGCATTAGCAAACTATGGAGTTTTCCACATTCAATCGAACAAGCAGCTACAAATAGCAAATGATGAAACATTGTTTCGCTCAGAAATATTGTTTCTACCAACCAATCATTGAATTGTATTTTGGTTTAAACATTCCATTTCATACGCAAACACAAGCCAGTTGATGtcaagtaaaaaattaacatttcaACCATTCATATTCATTGCCCTGCTAAGATGCCAGGAAGAAATCTACCCAACAAAATATCACCAGACAAGAATAAAAAGTAAAGATGTGAAATTGAAACGTACATGTTGTCTTCTAAGCCTCTCATTCTCTTCTTCTAAACGTGAAACTTTAatttccagttcttgtgtgtaAGCCTGTCCATTGAGATATATAAAGCCTTGCatcaaataaaagaaaagactTTACTGAATCAACaccaagcaaaaaaaaaatgtataaccTGTTTTCTAGCCCGTGAGCGAGCTGCAGATTCCCTATTTTTAATCATCCTCTTCTGCCTCCTCTCCACAGTTTTCTCAACCACAATACCAGAGGCAACCCTTTTCCTACTCGGAGTTTGTGACTCTGATAAGGTACCCATTAAAGAAGATGGTGACACAGTCACCATTGCTTCAGAGTATCCTGCATCTAAAACTGGGTTCACCGCAACCGCGAGAGGCTGCTGAACCACATGACCAGCCATATATCCTGCAAACCCCGTCATCATATTGTTCTGCGGATTTTGATGCTGTTGTTGTGGGGGCTGCTGCTGCTGCACTGAAGGGAGCTGGTATTGCATCCAATGAGCCTGCTGAGACGCATTCTGCTGTGAATCAACCACTGATGTTGCATTATCCTCAGTAGGAAAAGATTCACCAGCCACCCCAGCCTTCACTAGGAAATCCTCCAGGGTCATCTCACCCAGTGTAACTTGTCTATCTTGAGTTTTCCTATCATGATTAGCACCCTTCTTCTGTTGCATATCCTTCCAAACCTCATCAATAGTTTTCTTACTAAGTTCCCCAGACATTGTTAGGCCCCCCTGTGGAATCATAGATGAACCAGAAGCTACCTGACCATGTTGCATGTAAGCATCAGTGCCAGAATCCAACCCAGAGGCCTGACCAGCTTCTACAGACCACACACTCTTGAGAAGCTCATCCAGATTCATGCTTCCCAGGGGTTTCCCCAAATTCCCAAGCTGGTTTTGCACCTCATCAAGAGTAAGATTGTACAAAGACCCTTGCCTAGCCAATGGCCCATTCTTTGCCTCTTGGATTGTTCCACCTTGAGATCCCATTATCTATTCTAAACCCCAAAACCAGAACCAGCCTACCCTATATGTTTCATCTcacccaaaacaaaacaaaaaacaaaaatacccCAATACCAAgaactcaatagcaacaaagtaACCTAAAAAAAACCAGTGAAATGAACAAACTTGGTACCAAATTTGAAACCAGACAAATAAAAAACCACAACCAATTTCCCTTTGATTCTGAGATTCGTTGAGACAAACTAACAAACACAAAGCGAGCAGTGTgaaaatggagaaaaaaaagATGACCCAGATCAGATTTCCAAGGGAATAATCACAAGAAACTGAATATGCATGTTACAAATTTCTACAATCACCATCAACACCAGTGTGTTGTGACCAAGAAGAACAAAAGCCTAAAACTGAAGAGACTGTTCTTCTGACTTCCTTAActtgaaacaaacaaaaaaaacaagaacATAATCAGAAGGGTACTACTTCTACTACAGTTTCATAATTCCTTTTCCTTCACCTACTTGTGTTGCAGAGGATCCAAATCTGAATCTTAAAAAGAAATGTTTAAGGCTTTCCAATTTTTCCTCTTTGGGAGTGGGGACATTAACCACGCCTAGCGAGGaactaaatattttattttaaaaaaat
This is a stretch of genomic DNA from Lotus japonicus ecotype B-129 chromosome 1, LjGifu_v1.2. It encodes these proteins:
- the LOC130729992 gene encoding ABSCISIC ACID-INSENSITIVE 5-like protein 2, which produces MGSQGGTIQEAKNGPLARQGSLYNLTLDEVQNQLGNLGKPLGSMNLDELLKSVWSVEAGQASGLDSGTDAYMQHGQVASGSSMIPQGGLTMSGELSKKTIDEVWKDMQQKKGANHDRKTQDRQVTLGEMTLEDFLVKAGVAGESFPTEDNATSVVDSQQNASQQAHWMQYQLPSVQQQQPPQQQHQNPQNNMMTGFAGYMAGHVVQQPLAVAVNPVLDAGYSEAMVTVSPSSLMGTLSESQTPSRKRVASGIVVEKTVERRQKRMIKNRESAARSRARKQAYTQELEIKVSRLEEENERLRRQHEIEQVLPSVPPPDPKHQLRRTSSSPL